AAATATGCAAATACGCCTGCAAATAATTAACAACACTGGATGTAGTAAAATACTAGAATGTGTCTATAATAAAATATCGTAACAATCAGGTCGCCTTTGATGAATTGAACCAATATATTGCtgagccatatatatatatatatatggatatttgACTGGTAGCAACAGAAAAGGGTgtgtacatatcgtcgctgtccaataaaaaacaattatctccatttttgacatttaaacacacaaactctccTTTACAATGcattaaaatttcttgatgaatggaccaatagaaattcttcaaaatggcCTGAAAGAAACTCTTCATACACGGACTTCCAATGAAAGTTAAGTACGTTTTATCTCTCTTctataaagttgccattttggagatactagtttttcattggacagcaacaatatcagAAATTCGCATGAATCTGAGCCAATCCAGCATCAAATCTAGTCTAATACAGCCAATACTCACATTACTGTTTGCTGCATCATTATAAAATAGCAGTGTatttttcacacctgcactttaaAAATCCAGTTTGTTTTTACTCTTGACGTGATTCATTTGGACAGGTGTGAACATAGCAATCACACCATGATTAGAACCAAAACAATCCCACCAAGACTATTGACCATTGACCAGGAGTTGGTCTCAATCCGGCCCCCGAAAAACTGTATATATGagtattagccagataattactactgctatgaacgaaaaaaaaaaaacgccatctctattttaaactgtacagaaatacATACTAGTCCAGAACATAGgaacttcttcctgtatttactcttTTGTTTCacctcagacagctctgaccaatcagcagaGAGAGCGTTCTCACATATTATTTTGTAGGTGTGACTATAGCTGTAAAAGTGCTTTAAGTGCTTCAATTTAAACCAGTTTATTCGAAGCTGTTTGAGCAGTTTTATTTCACTGGAGCAATACTGGCATTGGCTTATACTACACAAAAAGATCAATACTTCCATCTCTAACCAGCATTTCACCTCATCAGTCTTAGTCTCAAATACATGCTAGCTTTGTAAGACTAATTAAATCATTATATTTCTTTAGTAACTGTTAGCATAGTTAGCATAGATAAACTGGAGAACAACCAGATAATGCTAACTATACAGGTCTATACCATATATGGCAAACATTACTAGCGGTTACTACAGTGTTATAAGTTAGACAAAGAGAATCACAATCACCAATTGAGTTGGACACCaagctgtaaacacacacacacacacacacacagagacaagaaaaaaacaaaacaaaacaaagtgaTAAGTAGAGCAAAAGGTTGAGGGCCTTGCTCAGTTGCCCAACAGTTGCAGTCTGGCCtgcctgggtattgaacccacaagcCCGTCATCAATAACCTGGttaatccaacaggattaactgtggatgctgtaagaggaagctgtctgaaagggatgttcgtgtgctaacccggattgtatccaataaacataaaaccacggctgatcaaatcacggcagaattcaatgtgcacctcaactctcctgttttcattgtccaacccctgtatagtgAAGCTTATTGCACCTCCTGTAGTTTAGTACTAATTACATCATGCAGAATACTCTGAACAGCCAgctgtatacagtaaataaacagtgtttattCCTCATCAGCTGACGCTACAACTGACCAATCAGTGCGGTCGTCTGATCGTCACAGCAGTAATAATGACAGCAGCTGCTCTCATTTGTAAACGTCCACAATCGGGAGCAGCTACCTCTTCGCCTTTTCATAGCCGGAGGGAAAGAAAAAGGTTACACATGGAGGTGCCGTGTCTCATGAGCTCTGCCCGGAGACATTTGTCTGATCCCTGCAGCCCAcgtagtcacacacacacacacacacacacacactctctctcttttttcccccagagctgaaCCGTGCTCTACACTGAGCCCTCGCCATCCGGCCACGCGACTCCATTAGCAGAGCTGCGGGCTTTTGTTTGTGCATCTTTCACGCTTAAGAAAATTACACACAGTCCTCAATGCTGCGCTGACCCGGGAGCGTGTGTGCATCATTTAGTGCATCATCACACggctcacagtgtgtgtgtgtgaaagagagagagagagtgtgtgtaagagagtgtgtgtatgtgtagctgCTCTCTCGCCTGCTCTCTCAAATGGTCAAGCCTTATCATTTTCATCCGCGACTGCCATTATCAATCTGGTGTGCATTCAGCCCATCGTCAGGCATGAGAATGGGAATGCCGGCCAAAGGAGGTGCtaacactcgcgcacacacacacacacatacagagagaaaaagagagagagagagaatgaaagagaatgagagaaagagagactctcTCCTCTATTTCCCTTGGtatcaaacatacacctatacagagaaggagagagaggagagaaagagagaaagaaagagagagacatgcactctctttctctctctcacacaggcacacatacagacagagacagagaacgagagagagagagagacagagactctcacaaacacacacatacatacagagagatggggagagagagagaaaaagagagagagagagagagagagagagagagagagagagagagacaaaaacactCTCTTTTCCATCTCTTTTGGTAtcgcacacacacatgtacagagagagagaaagagggggggacagaaagagagaaagaaagagagagagagacgaacacTTTTTGTCTGTctccacacatacatacagaaaaagagagggatagagggagagagagagagagaaagaaagaaaaagagagacatacacactatctctctctcaaacacacacacatacatccagagagagagagcgagatagagagagagaaaacgagagagactcacacactctctccttcATCTCCCTTggtatcacacacactcacacacacacacacacacacacacacacacacagaaacacacacacacacttatacacactcgcATGTTGGCCCAGAGCCAGCCATCCTAAGCCTTACAGAACAACAGTGCCACCTAAAGGTAACAttccctccctcctcctcctcctcctctctctctctctctctctctctctctctttctctctggcgcCCTCCCCAacccttttccctctctctctctctctttctccgaaCCCTCTACCCTCATGCCACAACAAGAGCTTTTTCTGTTTGCCTCATAACAAGCATCCCATTTTAATGAGGCTTTGAAGGAATGGATTAGATTGATATTGGAGACTTATTAATGGATAATCCGCTTTGGACTGGATACGGCTCTACCTTAATGGCCTAGGTTACTTCGCCAGTGTGCTGCTGCACACTGCCACAGACTTTCTTTCCCCTGAAACAGAGGATGGAAACACACGGCTCGagtacgagagagagaaagagagagagagagagagagagagtgtgtgtgagacagagagctCAGTTTCCTTCTCCCCGGTTGCATTACAAGATTAATTAAGGGGTCAGTGCTAAAGCAGTGCTAGTGAGAGAGCAAATCAAAAGAAAGATTTAAGCTTTAGGAGATTTCAAAAGGAACGGAGGTAAAGAGGCACACACCTACTGAGATACGTGTTTATAAagacacattaaaaaacacatcaaaacaaaaGCATACTGAGTATTATTACCAGGGGCGGGCGATATGACGATGTGATTATATTTTATCGTATCATGatgatattgtgtttttttttttctgatcaggaTACATAACACATAAACTTTTATACATCATTATGCAGTATATGCATCATTCCAGTTTATAAGGCTGCACAATACGTGTATATATTTGATCAGCACCcttatttttatatcattttagcaCCATAAATCCAGCGTGTGCATATGCAATACACACAGGAAATATGTGCAACTTTTTTAGCGTCTTGATACAAAAGGGATTTGTGCTATTTTCAATTTCCAGAGGCTGATTTTATCTGTCCCACATAATTTATTCTATTTTGATATCGTgagtttattatttttgtctcactattgtgcagccctattaaaaagaatgtaataaatcctgtttaattggatatTAACTGCAGCAAATTCTGAATTAAACTCAATACAAAATGAGGCATTAGGCATTAAAAAAGAAGTGTAATTTTAAAAACTCTCATATGAAGACTTATTAAGATAAGTTTTAACATCTTTAGTATCTTTatcaaattgtttttaaaaatcgtaatacagtacaatatatttaccatatcgcccactcctatcCATCCCTCCTCAAACTCATTACTCATTAGTTATTCGTGTTGTCTTTATGAAACGTTACAGAGAAAACAGATCAGTATTTTTTTGTATCTTCTTTTGTTTGTGTTTCTATAGAACTCTTTTTTTTGGAAATTCCAAAGAGCTGAATGCTGAAATGGTGATCGGAGTAGACAGGCgagaaaaaaatgtttctttcacAAATTTCTGGGTTTCTGAGTTTCTGACAGCACTGAAGGTTTGCACCATAAGTAAGTGtgcagcaaaaaataataaaaaataaaataaaaaataaaaataaagaaataaagaaataataattcaATCTTCGGTCTCTTAAGAATTAGGAAGAAAATTCAAGTTCAAGTAGATCTGCAATGTTGACTCTCTCCAACTTTACAGTTACTTAGTTACCAGTTAATTAATGAATTATCCACTGTGTccacattttatttactgttaacaacagaacaaaattgaaaaaaaaaaaataataataataataataataataataaataaaaggaaaaaatacaaatgcaTGAGGTAAGCTGATGACAAAATGGAACTTGGAGCctggttcttttttctttttttttcaagtccAACCATTGCttaaagtttgtttttttggtataaaagtacatgaagtaaatataatatggGTGGTGGAAGTTTCTAATTTGTTTTTGTcttacttttgtctttttttttcattatcagaTGCATACATCAGAGCAACTAAGCAACTAAAACTGGCACTTCAGTACTGAACAGGGCAGTTATATGCAGTACTTATAGACCAGTAAAAGTGTTCTTTTACCTGTCTGGTGTGTAAGGTCCCGCCCTTTGTCTTGAAGCCTCCTTGGGAACTGCACTCCGAGGCACTGAAGTGGTCTGAGCTGGTGGAGGAGCGCTTGGAGAGCGTGTCGCATCCTCCGACGAAAGTGTTGTCCAGCGGCAGCTCCTGAATGACGTGATGCTTTTTCACGGACACAGGAGTGTCGGCCTTCAGGTGGAAAGCGGACTGGGGCGAGGCAGACTTGTAGTGCCTTGCTAAGTCGGGGCTACTGGGCTTGAAGGTGGTGGTTGGCGTAGTATTCCAGTCAAAGCGTCCGATCCCGGGTTCTTCCAGTTCGGCAGGGATGCTAATGGTGCCGTTTATGGGCTCGTGAGCTGGATCGTCGGGTTTGTTTTCCTCGATTGTGACAAAGTTCAGCAGGGAGCTTTTGGGCGACTTCCTTTTCTTGcgcttcttcttcttgttctgctTGTTCTCCTGGTTGGGCGACATCCACTCTGCACCTTGCTTCTTCCTCTGAGCAGCCTTGAACTGAGAAGCGTGACGGCAACGCACCAGAACGGTGATGAAAATGACCACGATGACCACCATTGCTCCTGTAACGATGGCAATAATGGTTTTCAAGTTATCGACATTGTGGTACGCCTCACTGCTGTCGCCTATGTTTCTGTCCAGCGGCGTCTCCATGGTCTGGCGGATGAGGCTGTAGATGTGAGATGAATTTCCAACAGTGTTGTTCACGTAGAGGAAAACCAGAACCAAGGTGTGCAGGGACTTTGGGTAGCCCAGATCGCTGATGTTGACCACCAGCCGATGGAGGCCGGAGTCGGCTTCTGTGGGCTTTTCCTCTAAGGTAATATTCCCAGTCACAGGATCAATCCTGAACAGTCCCTTGTTGTTCCCATTGACGATAGTGTACTTCAATTCTGCGTTCATTCCTGTATCTCCATCCACTGCAAAAACTTCAGCAACTACTGAGCCTGGAATCGCAGACAATGGCACCAGCTTGAAAGAAGTGTTCGAAGGAGGGTAGATAACGATGGGAGGGTTGTCATTGACGTCGATGACATTGATGGTCACCTTTGCGGCCGATGAACATGGCGGGTGGCCGCTGTCCACAGCCCTGACATCAAAAGTGTAGGAGCTTTGCTGCTCCCTGTCGAAAGACACGTTGGACTTTATGACTCCAGTGTATGGGTCGAGGATGAAGTTTTCATTATCGTTGAGTATGGAAAGAGAAACCACAGCATTTTCACCTGCATCTGCATCTGTAACTGTAATCACTCCAACCGTGCTGTACTTGGGCAGGTTCTCAGACACGAAGAACTGAAAGTGGTTGTGCGTGAACTTGGGGCTGTTGTCATTTTGATCCAGAATAGTGACGATGACTGCTGCCTGGCTTTGCAAAGCACGAGTGCCGTTGTCTCTCGCTGTGACAGTGAATAAGAACCTCTCCTGGTCCTCTCGATCAAACACTCTTGATGCTGTGAGCACCCCTGTTTTGCGGTCAAGGTCAAAGAAGGAGGCATTAGGACCAAGCTGGTAGACGATTTCAGCATTCCTTCCACTGTCTTCATCTGTGGCAGTGATGGTTGTCAGATATAAGTCACGCTTGTTATTTTCTGAAACTGTCAGTTCAATAACCGGCTGTGTAAAAATCGGCGGATTATCGTTCTCGTCCTCTAGCCTCACTCTAACCAGTGCTGTCTGGTTCAAGCTGGGCTTTCCAGAGTCAGATGCCACAATTTTAAAGATGTACTCCTTGGTGCCCTCGTAATCAAGCAAAGCTGAGGTTTCCAACAAGTACTGGTTGTCGTAGACGGCTTTGAGGTGGAAGGGCACGTCCTTTTCAATGAAACAAATCACCTTCCCATTGACATCCGTGTCCTTATCAGAGACGGTGATAAGAGCAATCTTGGTGTTAACGGGGTCTTTTTCAGACAGCAAGACAGTGCCATTGGTTGGACTGATAATGTATCTCAGATCTATGTTTGGAGCATTATCATTCACATCAGTCACATTGATTGTTACGGTGGCTCGTGCCGAACTGGAGCTGCCATCGCTCGCTAAAACTGACAGTTTATGATTAGCAGTCTCCTCCCTGTCCAGTGGCCGTTGCACTGTTATAAGGCCGGTGGTGGAATTCAACGCGAAGAGCCTCCTCGTGGCTGGAGATACCTGGGTGCCGAACATGTATTTGATTTCTGCATTGGCGCCAACGTCTGCATCTGTAGCCTGCAGCTGCACGACTGAAGTTCCGACCGGAGAACTTTCAGGAATGTGAACTTCTATTTGGCTCTCTTTGAACACGGGTCTGTTGTCATTGACGTCAGTCACCGTGACTTGAAGGATGGCAGTGCTGGATTTCTGAGGGCTGCCACCGTCCTCCACTTTGATCTTCATCACATACGTGTCCTTCTGCTCCCTGTCGAGATTCTGCTGGACGATAAGCTGCGGCCACTTCTCCCCTTCTGGCGTCTCAACGATGTCCAAGCCAAAAGCGCTTTGGCCGTTGACCAACTCGTACTTGTACACGCTGTTGGGTCCCATGTCTGGGTCGGTGGCAGAGGGGATGGCGAAGCGGCTGTTGATGAGCGTGTTTTCAGGAATGGAGATGTTAATTACTGGCGAAGGGAACATCGGGGCGTTATCATTAGTGTCCTTCACGACGATCTTGATTTTGATCAATCTGAAGTAGTCATTGGGCAGTATGACCACTTCGATTTCGAAGGAGCACTCGCTGTCCTCGTACGAGGGTCCGGGGCAGAGCTTTTCACGATCGATTCTGTTGGAGGTGGTAAAAATCTCTCCTGTGTTGCTCATCACTCTCAGCAGCGGGTTGTCCCCTGCTTTCGACACCAGCCGGTAAACCAGATTGTTGCTGGCCCCAGTGGCAGTGTTCATATGGGAGATGTTCAAGTCCTTTGGTATGTTTCCAATAAGAACGTTCTCTTGCAGTTCCTCCCGGATAGGGTAAATTAGTTCTTGGGCTATGGCGGGATCTAGCCACAGGCAAGCAACTAGGGTTGCCAATAAGTAGAAATCCTTTAAATCCATGACAGCAGTTCAATCGTGTTCCCCTCTGCTCTTATTTTTTCAAAACAGTTATCCCCATGCACCGCGGTCACAGCCAAGGATTCATGGACCCGTGCGTTCAGAGATAAGGAGCAGCCAAGCGCAACCCTACGAATAAACAATATTACAACACAGGTCTTCAGCAAATAATTCAGATATGCAGAGACAAGCCAAAGAATCAAAGCATGACGATATAAATACATACCTATATTTAGCATTCACACTATTACTGCAGAGCCAGAGCATATTTATGATTAGGCTACAGCATAGCATATGGACTCATTATGATAGGTTCAGACTTTCAGAGCATTAACATTATATGGTTATATTATTGCCTGCAATGGCTTAAGACAGGGCAAATCATTCACGGCTATTTTTTATTCACATGCCAACCAGCCTGTGTccgtgtgtaaatgtgtgtgcatATGTCCTCTCGTAAGTATCTGTCCTTTCCACCCAAGGACTGCGAGATAATGCGGCTGCTCTCTTAGCGTCGTCTTTCTCTCAGCACCTTCCTCGTAATAACGTGGATAACGACTCATGCAGTGAGTGCATCTCTCTCGCTCTAAACGCTCAAGCCTGTCTGTCTGCACAAGTTTAAAGACACACAGACCTTGGCTGGAGCAAATGGTTGTGGTTAAAGCtgcgagtgtgtgtttattgtgtgcaAATAaaggaaacatgttaaacatgttaAGCATGCTAAACACGCTAAGGTTGCAAACAGTTCCAAAGAAAGCATTGCACAGTAGGATGCATAAGGGCTTAGagataaataaatgctgtaaaggCTTAGACTAGGGGTGCATGATATGGGCAAAAAAATATTTCGCTGTTATCAGATATTATGATATAGTTGTAAAACACGATAAATTAAAATTGGAAAATGTTGATGTTTAAGCTCCTCTAAGATTTTACTatgcttgttttatttattcatggtAAAAACTCATATCATGATAAATCAGTGATAAAAGTACGATTTCACAGTTGGTAGTAAAGATACAGTTTGCGTGGCATTGCACAGTAATAGTGTTGATGTACAATGGTGGGAATAATGTGATACTACATTTAAACCATTGCATTGCAACGTGGTGTTGCACGTAAGTGATACtctgtgttgttaagtggttggttATTGGTTATACcaactttttatacattttttactcgTAATTTAGTGTTTCTGGAGAGTAGATCTTATTTAAGCAGTTTTAGTAACAGATTGGATGTGTctatagtaaaaaaagaaaaaaaatcatatcatgaTAAAAATGAGAATGCTATTCATCGTACAAGCCCTAGCTCACATTTTAGCGCTTCCAAAGTTTGCAATGCACTGTGTAGTATCGGAAGTTATGTGCAATGCCAGAAATGATGCAAAAGATATTCCTAACTTAGCATTATAACATAGCATTGTGGTTTAGCCTATAGGTGATGCTAAGTCTTGTTTGTTAAATAGTTTGGACAGCAGTGCCTTATCATTAACGATTTTTTAATCCTAATCTTGATGTAGCTTGAAACAAAAAGGAAAAGAATGCTTAAGAAGATTTGCTCAGCTCTTTTCACGTGTTTATtgtgaaacaaacaaaacaaattgtAAAAAACGTGCAAATATCGTGATGAtgattaaaatgtgatttatcGCACTGCCCTGGTTCACACATTAATGTTTACATGAGCACCTCTGCCTGAACACATTTCCCTGACGTTGCACCACAATGGAAGTTTTGTTCAGTGCCAGGAATGATGGGTATAAAAGACATTGTGGTACAAAGGATTGCCTTTTActtttgtatcttttttatttttattatttttttttttttgcatgctaaTCTGTGGGCATCTGGAGCATCTGCAGCACCATGTGAAatctcgcttttttttttttggcaataatGATCAAATTGTGATTTATCATACTGCTTAGCTTATGCTAAAATTTGCATGAGGTTGCATGATATAAGAGTACTCTATAACACTAATATTAacgtttaatttaagttttttttgtgtgtttttggtgcTTTCAGAAAGGTCCAGCagtgcctatttttttttttttcttaccaaaTATTTTGCCTCAAAATCTCAATCTGGACATGTAATGAAGTTATAATAGAGAAAACtcttttttgtgataatgatgaaAATGCTATTTATCGTACACCCCTAGTTGACACGTTAACGTTTGCATGACGTTGCACCTTAATGGGAGTGATGTGCATTGCCAGAAGCGGTGCGTTATGATGTTGGCACAGCATTGCAATGTGGTGTAGCCTATAAGTGGCGCTGGGTGTTGGTGTTGAGTAGTTGGTGGGTTCACGCAGGTCCAGCAGTGCCTTTTCCTTACCGTTATCTTTTTTGTTGCCTCCTAATCTCTGTGCGTCTGGAGAGCAGATCCACCAAGGGAACCAAGCACGCGCACGAGCATTATCCTTCCTGTGATGTCTTTCCTCCAGCAGGTGTCCCAAAAATAGCGAAAACGAGCCAAAATAACAGGAGAGAGAGCAAATCCAACAGCTTTAGTCCGAGACGCAGCGCGCGCACATTCTCGAGCTCTGTCAGTGGAGGAACGTGCCGAAagcaggtgatgatgatgatgatgatgatgatggccaggtaagaagaagaagaggacgcggcggcagcagcagcatcagcagcagcagctcctgcTCACCTTCtccacacgcgcgcgcacacacggtGTGTCCTCCGGCACGCGCGCACGATGCATCCACACGCAGCtcactaacacacatacacacacgtacacacgcacgcgcacacgtTCAAACaagcacacacgcacactcactctCACCACTCTCACCGGTCTCACGCATCAGTTATCATCCCACGAGGGGACAGTGAGGTGCAGCTCAGGCTCGGGTCCCGTTCCCAGCAGCGCGCGACTCCTCATAGCTGCGTCTCCGCTCCAACTCCGAGTATGCCCACGGGGGGCGGAGCCAAGACGGGGGAAACCACGCCCACGCGCGGAAAGCATTGGACGGACTCCTCGTGAAGGGCGGGGCTGCAGC
This DNA window, taken from Astyanax mexicanus isolate ESR-SI-001 chromosome 5, AstMex3_surface, whole genome shotgun sequence, encodes the following:
- the LOC103043300 gene encoding protocadherin-9; translation: MDLKDFYLLATLVACLWLDPAIAQELIYPIREELQENVLIGNIPKDLNISHMNTATGASNNLVYRLVSKAGDNPLLRVMSNTGEIFTTSNRIDREKLCPGPSYEDSECSFEIEVVILPNDYFRLIKIKIVVKDTNDNAPMFPSPVINISIPENTLINSRFAIPSATDPDMGPNSVYKYELVNGQSAFGLDIVETPEGEKWPQLIVQQNLDREQKDTYVMKIKVEDGGSPQKSSTAILQVTVTDVNDNRPVFKESQIEVHIPESSPVGTSVVQLQATDADVGANAEIKYMFGTQVSPATRRLFALNSTTGLITVQRPLDREETANHKLSVLASDGSSSSARATVTINVTDVNDNAPNIDLRYIISPTNGTVLLSEKDPVNTKIALITVSDKDTDVNGKVICFIEKDVPFHLKAVYDNQYLLETSALLDYEGTKEYIFKIVASDSGKPSLNQTALVRVRLEDENDNPPIFTQPVIELTVSENNKRDLYLTTITATDEDSGRNAEIVYQLGPNASFFDLDRKTGVLTASRVFDREDQERFLFTVTARDNGTRALQSQAAVIVTILDQNDNSPKFTHNHFQFFVSENLPKYSTVGVITVTDADAGENAVVSLSILNDNENFILDPYTGVIKSNVSFDREQQSSYTFDVRAVDSGHPPCSSAAKVTINVIDVNDNPPIVIYPPSNTSFKLVPLSAIPGSVVAEVFAVDGDTGMNAELKYTIVNGNNKGLFRIDPVTGNITLEEKPTEADSGLHRLVVNISDLGYPKSLHTLVLVFLYVNNTVGNSSHIYSLIRQTMETPLDRNIGDSSEAYHNVDNLKTIIAIVTGAMVVIVVIFITVLVRCRHASQFKAAQRKKQGAEWMSPNQENKQNKKKKRKKRKSPKSSLLNFVTIEENKPDDPAHEPINGTISIPAELEEPGIGRFDWNTTPTTTFKPSSPDLARHYKSASPQSAFHLKADTPVSVKKHHVIQELPLDNTFVGGCDTLSKRSSTSSDHFSASECSSQGGFKTKGGTLHTRQGTLTRARTELNPDYLDLRSRTDLNPEYWTPCTPLSQRRVTFHLPDGSQESCSDSGLGEHEPVGGGPLLTHPLPLVQPQDDFYEQASPDKRTEADGNSDPNSDGPLGPRGLVEATEMCTQECLVLGHSDNCWMPPGLTSYPSPKSPVSSYGGQKEWTKDKLLNGHTLSRGWKGERGGQEQFGDRKAYGVSEGHFGPNGGGHMADIPLASLKSYQTASGQESPKEQQL